A portion of the Bacteroidales bacterium genome contains these proteins:
- a CDS encoding response regulator, protein MDKNNLTSILIVDDSTTNLVLLEAILQEEGYSTDVALSAKEAFAIIERKKPDLILLDLLMPQVSGFEILEKLKSNLSTSEIPVVVVSAVSTKENVEICRRLGAVDFFAKPIDIPIFLSKFKEYLL, encoded by the coding sequence ATGGATAAAAATAATTTAACTTCAATACTAATTGTAGATGACTCTACAACAAACCTTGTTTTACTCGAAGCAATTCTTCAAGAAGAAGGTTATAGTACAGATGTTGCTTTAAGTGCAAAAGAAGCTTTTGCAATTATTGAACGTAAAAAACCCGATCTTATCCTTCTTGATTTACTTATGCCTCAAGTAAGTGGTTTTGAAATCTTAGAAAAATTAAAATCTAACCTTTCTACATCGGAAATACCTGTAGTGGTTGTATCTGCAGTGAGTACCAAAGAAAATGTTGAAATATGTAGGAGGTTGGGTGCTGTTGATTTTTTTGCAAAGCCAATTGACATTCCTATATTCCTTTCCAAGTTTAAGGAATATTTATTATAG
- a CDS encoding Crp/Fnr family transcriptional regulator codes for METPIISTNENFSFAPLSSLLKSSEKDSLNLNTNLVEYSKRDTIIKQSARSSHIIYINKGLIKISKELRKGKSLILNIIGPNNFVGISSVFGSDTYNFSVTAIEPTVVSFIDTVFFKDIIVKNGAIGLELISQISRNNIDMTDKLSSLLYKQLPGRVADIIIYFSEDIYKNETFTFPLTRQELAELAGTTKESIIRTLSEFKHDKIIDIERNIVSVLSPKIIHTLSRLG; via the coding sequence ATGGAAACTCCAATTATAAGTACTAATGAAAATTTTAGTTTTGCCCCATTAAGTTCCTTATTAAAGAGCTCTGAAAAAGATTCACTCAATTTGAATACAAATTTAGTTGAATATTCAAAGCGTGACACAATTATAAAGCAGAGTGCTAGATCTTCCCATATAATTTATATTAATAAAGGGTTAATTAAAATATCCAAAGAATTAAGGAAAGGGAAAAGTTTGATTCTAAATATAATAGGACCTAATAATTTCGTAGGAATCAGCTCTGTTTTTGGAAGCGACACTTATAATTTTTCGGTAACAGCAATTGAACCAACGGTTGTTTCTTTTATTGATACAGTTTTTTTTAAGGATATTATTGTTAAAAATGGAGCAATAGGGCTTGAGCTTATTTCTCAAATAAGCCGAAACAACATTGATATGACGGATAAATTATCTAGTTTACTTTACAAACAGCTGCCTGGAAGGGTTGCTGATATAATTATTTATTTTTCGGAAGATATCTATAAAAATGAAACATTTACTTTTCCCTTAACTAGACAGGAACTTGCTGAACTAGCTGGTACAACTAAAGAGAGCATTATCAGAACTTTATCTGAGTTTAAACATGATAAAATTATTGATATTGAAAGAAATATTGTTTCGGTTTTGAGTCCTAAGATTATTCATACTCTTAGTCGGCTTGGATAA
- a CDS encoding response regulator yields the protein MDYRILVVDDIYINRLLLKEIVKKICTYCFEAQNGKEAIDILVREDIDVVLMDIEMPVMNGIETTKYIRESLSPPKKHTPIIALTAHNPNNFFTDFHNVGFNQLLTKPYSIDSLFECIKSVCNKK from the coding sequence ATGGATTATCGAATTTTAGTTGTGGATGATATTTATATCAATAGATTATTGTTAAAAGAAATCGTAAAAAAAATTTGTACATATTGTTTTGAGGCTCAAAATGGTAAGGAAGCTATTGATATTTTAGTTCGTGAAGATATTGATGTTGTACTTATGGATATTGAAATGCCAGTGATGAACGGAATAGAAACTACAAAATACATCAGAGAATCTCTATCTCCACCTAAAAAACACACCCCTATAATAGCCCTTACCGCACATAACCCCAACAACTTTTTTACCGATTTTCACAATGTTGGCTTTAATCAATTACTAACTAAACCATACTCAATAGACTCTCTATTTGAATGCATTAAAAGTGTTTGCAATAAAAAATAA